The Lates calcarifer isolate ASB-BC8 linkage group LG6, TLL_Latcal_v3, whole genome shotgun sequence genome includes a region encoding these proteins:
- the aar2 gene encoding protein AAR2 homolog, which translates to MASGSSSGGGAVNMDPDVALRLFEEGATLVLRGVPRGTELGIDCKSWQVGPRFRGVKMIPPGLHFLHYSSVNSPSCGGEIGPKTGLFLSLKPREILLANWDPKLEDLDFSASKNEEEVSRIRATLQELDPYLGPYPYEVMRKWVSLTDRLNEEVANNLQPLCGRICAFSDVIPETEFRHTKDRAEQPRNDTACQSMREGLDRLPRMKLREGTELRFSVIPKKTYPPGATPAEITQCCMDLSYALETVLENNHELQPLNLLGELQFAFVCFLLGNVYEGFEHWKRLLALLCRSEEAMRKRKELYLGLIAVLYHQLGEIPPDFFVDIVSQSNFLTSTLQDFFQFASGPGVDSTLRKRAEKFKAHVTKKFRWDFDADLDECAPVVVELPEGVTVD; encoded by the exons ATGgccagcggcagcagcagcggcggcggcgcAGTAAACATGGATCCAGATGTAGCTCTGAGGCTGTTTGAGGAAGGAGCAACCCTGGTGCTGCGGGGTGTTCCTCGGGGCACAGAGCTGGGGATTGACTGCAAGAGTTGGCAGGTGGGTCCTCGCTTCCGGGGTGTAAAGATGATCCCCCCGGGCCTGCACTTCCTCCACTACAGCTCCGTTAACTCGCCAAGCTGTGGAGGAGAAATTGGCCCAAAGACAggcctcttcctctctctcaaaCCCAGAGAGATCCTACTGGCTAACTGGGATCCCAAATTAGAAGATCTGGACTTCTCAGCCTCCAAGAATGAAGAGGAGGTGAGCCGCATCCGGGCGACCTTGCAAGAACTGGATCCTTACCTGGGTCCCTATCCATATGAAGTCATGAGGAAGTGGGTGTCCCTCACTGACCGTCTGAACGAGGAGGTGGCCAATAACCTGCAGCCTCTGTGTGGCAGGATATGCGCCTTCAGTGACGTCATTCCCGAGACTGAGTTCAGACACACCAAAGACAGGGCAGAGCAGCCGAGGAATGACACGGCCTGTCAGAGCATGAGAGAGGGACTCGACAGGCTTCCCAGGATGAAGCTGAGGGAGGGGACGGAGCTGCGCTTCTCTGTCATCCCCAAGAAGACCTACCCACCTGGGGCAACGCCAGCTGAGATCACCCAGTGCTGTATGGACCTGAGCTATGCCCTGGAGACTGTGTTGGAGAATAACCACGAGCTGCAGCCTCTCAACCTGCTAG GTGAGTTGCAGTTtgcctttgtgtgtttcctACTGGGAAATGTGTATGAGGGCTTTGAGCACTGGAAGCGGCTCCTGGCTTTGTTGTGTCGCTCAGAGGAGGCCATGCGGAAGCGTAAGGAGCTCTACTTGGGGCTCATCGCTGTGCTCTACCACCAGCTCGGAGAAATCCCGCCTGACTTCTTTGTCGACATCGTGTCGCAGAGCAACTTCCTCACCTCCACCCTGCAG GACTTTTTCCAGTTTGCCAGCGGACCTGGTGTAGACAGCACACTCCGTAAGAGAGCGGAGAAGTTCAAAGCCCACGTGACCAAGAAGTTTCGCTGGGACTTCGATGCAGACTTGGATGAGTGTGCCCCTGTGGTGGTGGAGCTGCCCGAAGGTGTGACAGTGGACTGA